The genomic interval ACCAGGACCGTCTCGTACCGGCTGCCACCGCCGTGCGCCCGATTTGCCTGATGGAGGACCTCGAGCGGGCCGGTGACGTCGAGCAGGGTCACCCCGTCGTACACCACGAACCCGACGCGGCGTGTCCGAATGTGTGGTTCAGGCGGCGATTTGGACATGGCGCCAGCGTACGCCTCGCCGCGAACCTGGAGCCATGACCGAAACCATCGCCGGGGTTCGCATCCCCGACAGCAAGCTCGCCCGGGAAGCAACCGAACTGGTCCGCGCGGCCGCCTCACCGCTGCTCTTCGACCACTCCCGCCGCGTCTACCTGTTCGGCTCCCTCCGCGGCCAGGAGCAGGGCCTCGCGTTCGACCCGGAGCTGCTGTACGTCGGGGCGATGTTCCACGACCTCGGCCTGACCGAGCGCTACCGCCGTACCGACCAGCGCTTCGAACTCGACGGCGCCGACGAGGCCCGGCGTTTCCTCCAGCAGCACGGCATCACCGGCGACTCCGCCGACCGGGTCTGGACCGCGATCGCCTTGCACACCACGCCCGAGATCCCGCTTCACATGTCCGCCGAGGTCGCGCTCGTCACCCGCGGCGTCGAACTCGACGTCCTCGGCCTCGGGTACGACGCCATCACCGAGGCCCAGCGCAGTGCTGTGACCGACGCCCATCCGCGGCCCGACTTCAAGAACCGCATCCTCGAAGCCTTCACCGAGGGCATCGAACAGCGCCCGTCGACGACCTTCGGCAACGTGAAGTCCGACGTCCTCGAACACTTCGTCCCCGGCTTCCACCACACCGACTTCGTCGACGTCATCAAGAACTCGCCCTGGCCCGAGTAATCCCGGTCGTCCGGCGGACGCGTGCGTGAGGCTTGCTTGTCCGGGGACCGTGGACGAGTGAGGATGTGCGGTATGACGGAGAGTTCCGCGGTTCCAGGTATCGACAGCACTGTCCACCCGAGCGGCACCGGATGCGTCGAGTGCCTGGCAGTCGACGGCTGGTGGTTCCACCTCCGCCGCTGCGCGCAGTGCGGTCACATCGGTTGCTGCGACTCCTCACCCGCCCAGCACGCCTCCGCCCACGCGAGCGAGACCGGGCACCAGATCGTCCGCAGCTTCGAGCCGGGCGAGGACTGGTTCTGGCACTACGGCGAGTCCGAGTACTACAACGGTCCCGACCTCGCCCCGCCGACCTCCCGCCCCGAAACCCAGCCGGTCCCCGGCGGCAACGTCCCGTCGGACTGGCAGTCCAAGCTCCACCGCTGAGCTACCTCGTCCGGGCCCGGCTGAGCTTCTTCGTCCGGTCCCGGCTGGCTTCTTCGTCCGGTCCCGCTAGAGGACGAAGCCGGTCGGGAACGGGTCGTCGGGGTCGAGCAGGTAGTTGGCCGTGCCGGTGATCCAGGCTCGACCGGTGACCGTGGGGATGACGGCCGGGTACTGGCCGACGGTGGTCTCCTCGATCAGCCGGCCGG from Kribbella sp. NBC_00709 carries:
- a CDS encoding HD domain-containing protein, whose protein sequence is MTETIAGVRIPDSKLAREATELVRAAASPLLFDHSRRVYLFGSLRGQEQGLAFDPELLYVGAMFHDLGLTERYRRTDQRFELDGADEARRFLQQHGITGDSADRVWTAIALHTTPEIPLHMSAEVALVTRGVELDVLGLGYDAITEAQRSAVTDAHPRPDFKNRILEAFTEGIEQRPSTTFGNVKSDVLEHFVPGFHHTDFVDVIKNSPWPE
- a CDS encoding UBP-type zinc finger domain-containing protein, which produces MTESSAVPGIDSTVHPSGTGCVECLAVDGWWFHLRRCAQCGHIGCCDSSPAQHASAHASETGHQIVRSFEPGEDWFWHYGESEYYNGPDLAPPTSRPETQPVPGGNVPSDWQSKLHR